The genomic segment CGATTTCGGGTTTACATTTAGCGCTGGTTGCTAGCCTTTGCTATCTGTTTATCGCCAGCGCGCTACTTTTTTGTTACCGAGTGTTAACCAAGACGCAAAATGCAAATTTCTACTTTATTAGCGTGCTTACTACGCTTTTCGCTACACTGGGCTATGCCTATTTAGCGGGCTTAGGGTTACCTGCTTTAAGAGCTTGGCTAATGCTGGCGTTAACGGCTTGTTTATTGTTAAGTCGTATTCATTGGCGTTTCAAGCGAATTTTACTGATAAGTGTGGCTGCTTTTATTCTGTTATTCCCTCTTAGTCTATTTGGCCAAAGCTTTTGGCTCAGTTTTGGCGCTGTATTAATTATCGGCTTCGTATTTTGGCGTTGGCCTGTACAACATCAGGAGTTTTCGATTAAAGGCTGGTTTGTTGGAATGTGCCGCTTGCAGTTGGCTTTAAGCCTGTTGATGTTGCCATTAGTGGCTTGGCAGTTTTCATTTATTTCTGTTGCCGCCCCTGTGATTAATTTGCTTGCGGTGCCCATTGTGACGTTGCTGATTGTCCCTTTGTGTTTATTCGCAGTGATTATGATGTTGTTGTCGCTACCTTATTGGCCGCAGCTTATGATGCTTATCGATTGGGGGTTACAATTTTTGCTCGAAAGGTTAAGTGATATGGGGGCATGGCCTGGGGCTGCATATTCTATTCAATCGATACCCGCGTTTGTGTGGCTCTGTTTTAGCATCGCGACATTAGTAATCTTGTTACCAAGAGGGTTAGTACCTCGCATATGGCCAGTGGTGTTTTGTCTTCCGTTATTGACTTATGCATTCACGCCAAATTCTCGAGCTTGGCAAATTAATGTGCTTGATGTGGGGCAGGGGTTGTCTGCTGTTTTGATTAAGAATAATCATGCTTTAGTTTACGATGTGGGCGCTGCGTATCCTAGTGGCTTTAATATGGCCGATAGTGTGTTAATCCCGTTTTTACGCAGCAAAGGATTGAAGCAGGTTGACACACTTTTTATTAGCCACTTTGACAACGATCACAGTGGAAGTTTGCCAATGCTGCGCGAAAAGATAGTGATTAAACATGTTTACACCACAAATGACGTTTGTAGACAAGGCCAGCAACTAAGTTGGCAAGGGCTAACTATTTTGGTCCTATGGCCTGACGAGCCGCAATGGTACAATGATAACAATGGATCTTGTGTCCTGAAGATCACTGATGGAAACTACAGCTTGCTACTGCCGGGCGATATAGATGCAACAATCGAAGCAACACTCGTTGCAGGCTATGGCAGCGCGTTACAGTCCAATGTTGTCATTGCGCCCCATCATGGTAGCAACACCTCGTCGTCGTTGGAGTTTATACAAAAAGTGATGCCTCAACAGGTGATTTTTAGTCAGGGCTATATGAACCGTTGGGGATTTCCAAAAGAGGCCGTAGTTGAACGCTACCAACAGGTTAGCCCCAAGATGTATCGGACCTCTGAGCACGGGCAAGTACAGATAACCGTTGATTCAGGTTCGGTTGACGTACATACATTTCGCCAAGATATCTACCCATATTGGTACGCAAATCAAACAATTGATTGAAAAGCGAACATTAAATAATTGATAGTTGGGGATTTTCACCCCAACAGTTACAATATCCCAGTGTAACCTTAACTAAGTCGAATTCTAACGCCTTCATGACTCATACTTTACCGACACAAAATGTATTCAAACGCTTCGCCGTTTATCTTAAAGATTTCAAGCTCGCTTTCGGTGTAGCCATTATTGGCATGGTGGGATATTCGCTTATTGATGCGTATGTCATCTCTCTGCTACAACCCATTATCGACGGCAATGGAGGAAAATGGGATTACGATTATTTGCGCTTAGCTGCCTATTTCGTGATACCTGTATTCATTGCAAGGGGGATATTTAACTTCATGGGCACCTATACCTTGTCTTGGATATCAAGCCAGGTGGTAATGAAGATGCGTGAGCAATTATTTCATCAATACATGCATTTGCCAGTATCTTTCCACGATCATCATCCTTCTGGTCAGCTTATTTCAAAGGTAATTTACGATACGGAACAAGTCGCAGGTGCTGCTGGCAAAGCATTTTTAACCCTAGTCAGAGAAGGGGCCTTGGTCTTTGGCTTGCTATTTTGGATGTTCTATCATTCATGGCAATTGTCGTTGGTGTTTATTTTGATTGGACCGCTTGTGGCGATGATCGTATCGACTGTGAGCAAGCGCTTTCGGTTGGTGAGTAAAAATATTCAGAAAGCGATGGGAAATTTAACCTCATCAGCAGAGCAAATCATTAAAGGCCATAAAGTGGTGTTGATGTTTGGCGGCCAAGATTTAGAAGCGTCACGTTTTGCCAAGAAGAATAATAATAATCGTCAGCAAAATATGAAATTGGTGATCGCACAAATCTTAAGCGTATCGTCGATTCAGGTGATTGCCTCGGTCGCTCTTGCGGTTGTGCTGTATATCTCAAGTAAACCGAATTTCATCACCGATTTAACCCCAGGTACCTTTGTCACGGTAGTGGTCGCTATGACCATGTTGCTTAAACCTCTTAAACAACTTACTACGGTAAACAGTGAGTTTCAAAAAGGCATGGCGGCGTGTGTGAGTATTTTTTCGGTATTAGACAATGCCATTGAAAAAGACACTGGCAGTAAAGCGCTTGATAAAGCTGACGGAAAATTAGCGTTTAAAAACGTCACCTTTCATTATCCGAACAAAGAAGAAGCGGCGTTATCGGATATGTCTTTTACCGTTGAGCCAGGAAAAACCTTTGCGTTAGTTGGGCGCTCTGGTAGTGGTAAATCCACCATATCAAGCTTGTTAACACGCTTTTATGACCCTCAGCAGGGTTCAATTCTGCTGGATGATGTGCCTTTAGAGGAGTTTAAATT from the Paraglaciecola mesophila genome contains:
- a CDS encoding DNA internalization-related competence protein ComEC/Rec2; translated protein: MDGRLFSFIAASMSAVIWTSLPALAILPIILTLAILLWCFTTHNSTLATIKSLGCCSLLGIFWMASVGHWQQAWQLQENDFKQGVWVTGDVKSLIDDENSTRFNLTIFSLDSRELTRGKLIRVSWARPKWPVKQGQRVQLWVKLKPPHGLANQGGFHYQQWLFSQAITATGYVKAHENNVLLTSKVTLRQRLLDALIELELPTTPWLAALALGHRGLLTPDDWSLVQRTGVAHLIAISGLHLALVASLCYLFIASALLFCYRVLTKTQNANFYFISVLTTLFATLGYAYLAGLGLPALRAWLMLALTACLLLSRIHWRFKRILLISVAAFILLFPLSLFGQSFWLSFGAVLIIGFVFWRWPVQHQEFSIKGWFVGMCRLQLALSLLMLPLVAWQFSFISVAAPVINLLAVPIVTLLIVPLCLFAVIMMLLSLPYWPQLMMLIDWGLQFLLERLSDMGAWPGAAYSIQSIPAFVWLCFSIATLVILLPRGLVPRIWPVVFCLPLLTYAFTPNSRAWQINVLDVGQGLSAVLIKNNHALVYDVGAAYPSGFNMADSVLIPFLRSKGLKQVDTLFISHFDNDHSGSLPMLREKIVIKHVYTTNDVCRQGQQLSWQGLTILVLWPDEPQWYNDNNGSCVLKITDGNYSLLLPGDIDATIEATLVAGYGSALQSNVVIAPHHGSNTSSSLEFIQKVMPQQVIFSQGYMNRWGFPKEAVVERYQQVSPKMYRTSEHGQVQITVDSGSVDVHTFRQDIYPYWYANQTID
- the msbA gene encoding lipid A export permease/ATP-binding protein MsbA; amino-acid sequence: MTHTLPTQNVFKRFAVYLKDFKLAFGVAIIGMVGYSLIDAYVISLLQPIIDGNGGKWDYDYLRLAAYFVIPVFIARGIFNFMGTYTLSWISSQVVMKMREQLFHQYMHLPVSFHDHHPSGQLISKVIYDTEQVAGAAGKAFLTLVREGALVFGLLFWMFYHSWQLSLVFILIGPLVAMIVSTVSKRFRLVSKNIQKAMGNLTSSAEQIIKGHKVVLMFGGQDLEASRFAKKNNNNRQQNMKLVIAQILSVSSIQVIASVALAVVLYISSKPNFITDLTPGTFVTVVVAMTMLLKPLKQLTTVNSEFQKGMAACVSIFSVLDNAIEKDTGSKALDKADGKLAFKNVTFHYPNKEEAALSDMSFTVEPGKTFALVGRSGSGKSTISSLLTRFYDPQQGSILLDDVPLEEFKLKDLRRQFALVSQHVTLFNDTIANNIAYGSEGRVTPEQVLAAAKTAHAMEFIEQLPNGMETLIGENGLMLSGGQRQRLAIARAVLLDAPVLILDEATSALDTESERLIQDALETLQQDRTSIVVAHRLSTIESADQILVIEKGRILEQGNHASLLSKDGAYAQLHKLQFGDGQTVA